The following proteins are co-located in the Pochonia chlamydosporia 170 chromosome 6, whole genome shotgun sequence genome:
- a CDS encoding acetyltransferase (similar to Metarhizium robertsii ARSEF 23 XP_007821341.1) yields the protein MSYTMAVQTPAKSTVATKDVKKDDEPPPLTFSVLEKEIDKQDAMRLVADSIAQQRQTASFSVIAHPVCFVGLVAACTAVYRQNVHRDLGTTLVMVSGLIIAYLAGVRLLTANYIRLAESLKWKEWIASPEGKEDYVLAARYGEELIATIVLRILAPAGSTKKTRSSSVKGGSGVIRAWTTKYRYRNKGIGGDMLRMAILTTRSKCGEGAQVSFDPNHANSARPLHEMFNRPFIKREEKAQKALAHALESCDRGDSSFKME from the coding sequence ATGTCCTACACCATGGCGGTTCAAACGCCAGCGAAATCGACTGTTGCGACAAAGGATGTCAAGAAGGATGATGAGCCTCCTCCATTGACATTCTCAGTCCTCGAAAAGGAAATTGACAAGCAAGATGCTATGAGATTAGTCGCCGACAGCATTGCGCAACAACGACAAACTGCCTCATTTTCAGTCATTGCGCATCCCGTCTGTTTCGTCGGCTTGGTCGCAGCCTGCACTGCCGTTTATCGCCAAAATGTACACCGCGACTTAGGCACGACACTCGTCATGGTCTCTGGACTCATAATTGCCTACTTGGCGGGTGTGCGACTCCTGACGGCCAACTATATCCGACTTGCTGAGAGCCTGAAGTGGAAAGAATGGATCGCCAGCCCTGAGGGGAAAGAAGACTACGTTCTGGCAGCTCGATATGGCGAGGAGCTCATTGCGACTATTGTGCTGCGGATTCTGGCACCGGCTGGCTCTACCAAGAAGACACGGTCATCTTCAGTCAAGGGCGGCAGCGGAGTTATCCGCGCCTGGACCACCAAGTACAGATATCGCAACAAGGGGATTGGGGGGGACATGTTGCGCATGGCCATTCTGACGACGCGAAGCAAGTGCGGCGAGGGGGCGCAAGTATCATTTGACCCGAATCACGCCAACAGCGCGCGGCCTCTTCACGAAATGTTCAACAGACCTTTTATCAAGCGGGAGGAGAAAGCGCAGAAGGCGTTGGCGCATGCATTGGAGTCTTGCGATCGGGGTGATAGCAGTTTCAAAATGGAATAA
- a CDS encoding inorganic phosphate transporter PHO84 (similar to Aspergillus terreus NIH2624 XP_001217524.1), which translates to MSGPAVVAKTAGGNSAYHNFHNDFLHVADLNERRRLALAEVDKAPFGWYHVRACVVAGVGFFTDSYDIFTASLLTTMLGIVYYPGVGAMPTSSDNAIKLATSAGTVVGQLGFGMLADLVGRKKMYGLELIVIIFATIGQALTSGSPACDIIGLIIFWRVIMGIGIGGDYPLSSIITSEFATTKWRGAMMAAVFAMQGLGQLCAAFVMLFVTLGFKGSLEGAKDKAHCTGDCQIAVDKMWRTLIGFGAVPACIALYFRLTIPETPRYTFDVARDVEKAGDDVKAYMTGKHEGEPDEVARATVAQHAKDNLEVPKASWGDFSRHYSKPKNFLLLLGTAGSWFCLDVAFYGLSLNNAQILQTIGFATSGKSVTSVYQFLYNTAIGNLIIVLAGAVPGYWVSVATIDTIGRKTIQLGGFIILTILFVVMGFAYNHISSNGLLAIYVLAQFFFNFGPNTTTFIVPGEVFPTRYRSTSHGISAASGKVGSIIGQGAISTLKSHNGQNWMDHVLEIYALFMLLGCFTTLLIPETARKTLEELCGEDDYAVTHANRASNGTQDSNEDEAVKAA; encoded by the exons ATGTCTGGACCGGCTGTTGTTGCCAAGACCGCTGGAGGCAACAGTGCCTACCACAACTTCCACAATGACTTCTTGCACGTTGCCGATCTCAACGAGCGTCGTCGTCTCGCTCTCGCCGAGGTCGACAAGGCTCCCTTCGGCTGGTACCACGTTCGTGCTTGTGTTGTCGCTGGTGTTGGTTTCTTCACTGATTCCTACGATATCTTCACGGCCTCTCTCCTGACCACCATGTTGGGAATTGTTTACTACCCTGGTGTCGGCGCTATGCCCACCAGCTCGGATAACGCCATCAAGCTGGCTACTTCTGCAGGCACTGTCGTTGGTCAGCTCGGTTTCGGTATGCTTGCCGATTTGGTCGGTCGTAAGAAGATGTACGGTTTGGAACTTATTGTCATCATCTTTGCTACTATCGGTCAGGCATTGACCTCTGGCTCTCCTGCTTGCGACATCATtggcctcatcatcttctggcgTGTCATTATGGGTATCGGTATCGGTGGTGATTATCCCCTCTCTTCCATTATTACTTCTGA ATTCGCCACTACCAAATGGAGaggtgccatgatggctgccGTCTTTGCCATGCAGGGCCTCGGCCAGCTTTGCGCTGCCTTCGTTATGCTTTTCGTCACCCTTGGCTTCAAGGGCTCGCTGGAGGgtgccaaggacaaggcgCACTGCACTGGTGACTGCCAGATTGCTGTTGATAAGATGTGGCGTACTCTGATCGGTTTCGGTGCCGTCCCTGCCTGCATTGCTCTCTACT TCCGTCTCACCATCCCCGAAACTCCTCGTTATACCTTTGACGTTGCccgtgatgttgagaaggccGGTGACGATGTCAAGGCTTACATGACCGGAAAGCATGAGGGTGAGCCTGATGAGGTCGCTCGTGCCACCGTCGCCCAGCACGCCAAGGATAACCTTGAGGTTCCCAAGGCCAGCTGGGGAGACTTTAGCCGCCACTACTCCAAGCCCAAGAacttccttctcctgctcGGAACTGCTGGTTCTTGGTTTTGTCTTGATGTCGCCTTCTACGGTCTCTCCCTGAATAACGCTCAAATTCTGCAGACCATTGGTTTCGCCACCAGCGGCAAGTCTGTCACCAGCGTCTACCAGTTCCTGTACAACACCGCCATTGGTAACCTGATCattgtcttggctggtgcTGTGCCCGGATACTGGGTCTCTGTCGCCACCATTGACACCATTGGCCGCAAGACCATCCAGCTCGGTGGtttcatcatcctcaccatTCTCTTCGTCGTGATGGGTTTCGCTTACAACCACATCTCTTCCAACGGCTTGCTGGCTATCTACGTCCTTGCCcagttcttcttcaactttg GTCCCAACACCACTACCTTCATTGTTCCCGGTGAAGTCTTCCCCACCCGATACCGTTCCACCTCCCACGGTATCTCTGCTGCCTCCGGCAAGGTCGGTTCCATCATCGGCCAGGGTGCCATTTCTACCCTCAAGAGCCACAATGGCCAGAACTGGATGGACCATGTTTTGGAGATTTACGCTCTCTTCATGTTGCTCGGCTGCTTCaccaccctcctcatccccgAGACTGCTCGCAAGACCCTCGAAGAGCTCTGCGGCGAGGACGACTACGCCGTCACCCACGCCAACCGTGCTTCCAACGGTACGCAGGACTCTAATGAGGACGAGGCCGTCAAGGCTGCTTAA
- a CDS encoding hemerythrin HHE cation binding domain-containing protein (similar to Metarhizium acridum CQMa 102 XP_007811509.1), which yields MWSAGFTALVFYIFLGANLFSRRSPYFHDRTAPQAEWADGPLKLVETPWTLNQKNDLFTTAATHMALLHNAIIRGYNSIYLQAPHIKPDDLGDFVSYALTWHKFVVSHHDDEEAKLFPDMVGILGDDTIWENMKEEHESFLPGLAAYRNYLTTLNSTSYDSKALRKVMDSFAEDLSTHLHHEVGVMTKMSAHPSVPARESHKGALASDMLKAWGKNTVTKAGYMDILPFFLLNTDRTFEGGVWRNWPRMPEVVRWFMVNLVGMRHGPRWRFASCDAAGRPRELFALRVLREEMEKREEEKKKDGKSEL from the exons ATGTGGTCCGCTGGCTTCACAGCACTTGTATTCTACATCTTCCTAGGGGCGAACCTCTTCTCGCGCCGGTCGCCCTATTTCCATGACCGTACTGCGCCGCAGGCAGAATGGGCAGATGGGCCGCTAAAGTTGGTTGAGACGCCGTGGACTTTGAACCAGAAG AATGACCTGTTCACCACGGCGGCAACTCACATGGCGCTGTTGCACAATGCCATCATAAGGGGGTATAATTCGATTTATCTGCAGGCGCCGCACATCAAGCCCGATGACCTAGGCGACTTTGTGTCCTATGCGCTCACGTGGCACAAATTTGTGGTTTCCcaccacgacgacgaggaggcGAAGCTATTCCCCGACATGGTAGGCATACTAGGCGATGACACCATCTGGGAGAACATGAAAGAAGAGCACG AATCCTTCCTTCCCGGCCTCGCCGCCTACAGAAACTACCTCACCACACTCAACTCCACGAGCTACGACAGCAAGGCACTCCGCAAGGTAATGGACTCGTTTGCGGAGGACCTCTCCACCCATCTGCACCACGAAGTAGGCGTCATGACCAAAATGTCCGCTCATCCGAGTGTGCCTGCGCGGGAGTCTCACAAGGGCGCTCTGGCGAGCGACATGCTCAAGGCGTGGGGGAAGAACACGGTCACAAAGGCGGGATATATGGATATCCTGCCGTTTTTCCTGTTGAATACGGATAGGACGTTTGAGGGCGGCGTGTGGAGGAACTGGCCGCGGATGCCGGAGGTGGTGAGGTGGTTTATGGTGAATTTGGTGGGGATGAGGCATGGGCCGCGGTGGAGGTTTGCGAGCTGTGATGCTGCGGGGAGGCCGAGGGAGTTGTTTGCGTTGAGGGTGTTgagggaggagatggagaagagggaggaggagaagaagaaggatgggaAGTCTGAGTTGTAG